TCCGACCCGGCCGCCGAGCTCGCCGAGACGCAGAACAAGCTCGCCGCCTTCCAGGCCGCGCTGGAGGACTAGCGGTCGGCGGTCAGTCGTCCACCCACTCGAGCAGGTCGCCGGGCTGGCAGTCCAGCACCCGGCACATCGCCTCCAGGGTGCTGAACCGCACCGCCTTGGCCCGGCCGTTCTTCAGCACCGCGACGTTGGCCGGGGTGAGCCCGACCCGTTCGGCGAACTCGCCGACGCTCATCTTGCGGCGGGCCAGCTCCACGTCGATGCGGACGACGATGGACATCAGATGACCTCGTCGAGGTCCGACCGCAGGGTGGTGGCCTCCTTGAGCAGCGAGCGCATCACCACGACCACCAGGCCGAGGACGGCGACCCCGGTGGCCACGAGCAGCACCAGCAGCAGGACGCCGGGGTCGTCCGCCGTGGCACCGACGAAGGCCAGCAACACCAGCAGGAGCAGCTCGGCACCGGCGACGGCGTAGACGATCCCGTCGACCCAGCCGAGCGAGGCCGGGGTGAAGATCCGGTCCCGCTGCACCAGGGTCAGCAGACGCCAGGTGCACACCAGCACGACCTGCACGCACAGCACCCCCAGCACGGCGCCGATCGTCAGCGGCCAGCGCAGGTACGCCAGGTCCGGCTCCTGCTCGGCCATGTGCCGGAACTGACCGGGCAGCGAGAGCACCTGGAACACGACCAGCACCGCCAAGAGCGCGACCAGACCGGCGCGGAGCAGGGGCACCACACGGCGGGTCGTCAACATCCACCGATGATCGATCGATTCCGATCGGAGGTCAAACATCACCCGAGGGTGTCGGCGACCACCGCGCGGATCCGGACGGCCAGCTCGGCCTCGGCCCGCTGGTCCCCCCGGACGACGACCACCCGGGGCCCGCCGGCCGCCAGGGCCGGGCCCAGCTGAGTGGCGTCGCTGATCGCGGTGGCGGCCCAGCCCATCGCCCGGGCGACCGAGACCAGGTCGCGGCCGTGCGGGGTGCCGAAGACCCGGCGGTAACCGGCGGCGTGCTCGGCCCGGCCCGGTTCGAGCTGGGCGAAGATGCCGCCGCCGTCGTTGTCGGGGACCACCACGGTCAGGTCGGGCACCGGCTCGCCGTCCCCGGTGAGCAGGCCCTGCAGGTCGTGCAGGAACGTCAGGTCGCCCATCAGCGCGAACGCCGGTCCGCCACCGGCGCCCTGGTGGGCCAGTGCGGCCCCGATCGCGGTGGACACCGTGCCGTCGATGCCGGCCACCCCGCGGTTGGCCAGCACGGTCACCCCCTGGCGGGGGGCGGCCAGCCGGTCGACGTCGCGCACCGGGTTGGACGAGCCGAGCACCAGGAGCGCCCCGGCGGGCAGGGCGGCGACCAGGTCGCGGGCCAGCCGGCCGGCGGTCAGCCGGGGCTCGGCGTCCAGCACGGCGTCCACCGCGGTGCCCACCGCGAGCGCGGCCTGCGCCCACTCGTCGGCCCAGCCGTCACTGACCAGGTGCCCGGAGACGTCGAGCCCACCGAGTGCGGCACCCGGGTCGGGCAGCACCCCGGACACCGCCGAGGAGCCCCGGCCGGCGTCGGGCCAGGTCGGGTGCGGGGTGAAGGTCTCGACCACGACGTCGGAGGCGGCCAGCAGTGCCGAGACCGGCCGGGTGAGGGTGGGCCGACCGACGACGAGCACCCGGTCGGGCCGGTGCGCGTCGGCCCAGGCGCCCGAGCCGAGCAGCAGCGATCCGCCGCGCACCGCCGTGGCGGCACCCCACGCGCCGCTGCTGGGCTCGGCGAGCACCGGCCAGCCGCGCTGCTCGGCGACGACGGAGGTGCTGCGGCCGACCGCGGGGGGCGCGTCGCCGGCGACCACCAGGGTGCGTCGGCGCCGCGGGGTGCCGACGGCGGCCGGGGGCAGCGGGGTGCTGACCATCGGCCCGGAGCCCGGCGCCACGGTGGTCCAGGGCGCACCGTCCGGCCGGCCGGCCCAGACCCCGGACGGCGGTTCCGGACGCGGGTCGTGGCCCTCGGGCATCAGCGGCTCGCGCAGCGCCAGGTTCAGGTGCACCGGCCCAGGGTCACCGGACAACGCCCCGCCGGCCACGATCAGCGCGCGCGCGGTCAGCGAGCGCCAGTACCGGTTCTGCGGGGCCTCCCGGCCCTCCTCGGGGGCGCCGAGGTCGGCGGCCCAGCGCACCGCGCCGCCGTAGAGCCCCACCTGGTCGATCGTCTGGTTGGCCCCGGTGCCACGCAGCTCGGCCGGTCGGTCGGCGGTCAGCGCCAGCAGCGGCACCCCGGACTCGTCGGCCTCCAGCACCGCGGCGTGCAGGTGCGCCGTCGCCGTCCCCGAGGTGGTCAGCACCGGCACCGGCCGCCCGGAGGCCTTGGCCAGCCCGAGGGCCAGGAACGACGCGGTGCGCTCGTCGATCCGCACGTGCAGCCGCAGCCGGCCCGCCAGCTCGGCCTGGTGCAGCGCCAGCGCGACCGGGGCCGACCGCGACCCGGGGCAGACCACGGCGTCGGTCACCCCGCCGCGCAGCAGCTCGTCGACGAAGACCCGGGCGAAGGCGGTGGACGGGTTCACGCCGCGGCCACCCGCTCGAGCCGCTCGCGCCAGCGACGGTCGGTCTCCGGGTCCGCGGCGACCGCGTCCAGGGCGTCGGGGACGACGGCGCCGACCGGCAGCGCGCCGTCCACGGGGAGCAACGGGCTGGAGCTCACGTCGGCGGTGAACAGCGCCAGGCTGCCCAGCCCGCAGGCGAAGGGCAGCTCGGGCAGCGCGGCGGCCAGTGCGACCCCGGCGGCCAGCCCCACCGAGGACTCCAGCGCCGAGGACACCACGCAGGGCAGCCCGTGCGCCTGCGCCACCTCCAGCGCCGCGCGCACCCCACCGAGCGGCTGCACCTTGAGCACCACCACGTCGCAGGCCTCCCGCAGGTCCACCCCGGCCGGGTCGGCGGCCCGGCGCACCACCTCGTCGGCGGCGACCCGCACCTCGACCCGGCGGCGCAGGGCCACGAGCTCCTCGACGCTGGCACAGGGCTGTTCCACGTACTCCAGGGTCCACCGGTCCAGCGCGCGGATGCGGGCCACCGCGGTGTCGACGTCCCAGACGGCGTTGGCGTCGACCCGCAGGCCACCGGCCGGGCCCAGCGCGTCCCGCACGGCCTCGACCCGGGCCTCGTCGTCGGCGGCGGTCTGCCCGGGCTCGGCGACCTTGACCTTCGCCGTCCGGCAGCCCGACGCGGTGACGATGGCGTGCGCCTGCTCGGGGCCGACCGCCGGCACGATGCAGTTGACCGGCACCGAGCTGCGCAGCGGGGCGGGCCAGCCGACGGTCGCGGACTCGACGGCCGATGCCCACCAGCGGCGGCTCTGCGCGTCGTCGTAGTCCCAGAACGGCGAGAACTCACCCCAGCCCGCCGGGCCGCGCACCAGCACGCCGTCGCGGACGTCGATGCCGCGGAAGCGGGTGCGCAGCGGGGTCGCGTACACCCGCACCTCCATCACGGGCGCGAGCCTAGGCGGCCTACCCTCGTCCCCCGTGGCCCGGCAGCTGTCCCTCGTGCCCGCGCCGCCCCTGGGTCCCGCGGTGCTCGAGCACGTCTGGCCCGCCCTGCGCGCGGCTCTGGACGGTGCCGCCCCCCTGGCCGTGCTGCCCGCCGGCGACGGCCCGGCCGCGACCGCCCGCGCCGTGCTGCGCCCCGAGGTGCCGCTCGAGGACGACGTCGACCTCGTCGTCGTCACCTCCGGGTCCACCGGCACCGGCCGGGGCGTGCTGCTGTCCGCGGCCGCCGTCCGGGCCTCGGCGACGGCGACCCTGGACCGGCTCGGCGGACCCGGCGACTGGCTGCTGGCCCTGCCGGTGAGCGCGATCGCCGGCCTGCAGGTGCTGGCCCGCTCGGCCCTGGCCGGCCGGACGCCGACCGTGCTGGGCCACGGCCAGCCGCTCACCGACGCCGTGGCCGCGATGCCGGACGGGCGCCGCTACACCGCGCTCGTGCCCACCCAGCTGCGCCGGTCGCTGGCCGCCGAGCCCGAGGCGCTGCGGGCCTTCGACGCGGTGCTCGTCGGCGGGGCGGCCACCGACCCCGACCTGCTCACCGCGGCCCGGGACGCCGGGGTGGCCGTGGTGACCACCTACGGGATGACCGAGACCGCCGGCGGCTGCGTCTACGACGGCGTCCCGCTGGACGGGGTCGCGGTGCGGGTCGCCGAGGGGGTCGAGCTGGCCGGGCCGGTGCTCGCGCAGGGCTACCGGCTGGACCCCGCGGGCACCGCGGAGGCCTTCGCCGGCGGCTGGTTCCGCACCCGGGACGCGGGCACGTGGGCCGAGGGCCGGCTCACCGTGCACGGCCGTCTCGACGACGTGTTCATCAGCGGCGGGGTCAACGTCTCCCCCCAGGCCGTCGAGGCCGCGCTCCGGGCGCACCCGGACGTGGCCGATGCCGTGGTCTCCGGGGTGCCCGACGCCGAGTGGGGCCACCGGGTGGTCGCCGCCGTCGTCCCCGCCCCCGGGGCCGCTCCCACGCTGGAGACGCTGCGGCCCTGGGTGGCCGGGCGTCTCGGCGCCGCGGCCGCCCCCCGGCAGCTGCACCTGCTCGACGCCGTTCCCGTGCTGCACACCGGCAAGCCCGACCGCCGCGCGGTCACCCGTCTGATCGAAGGAGCCTGATGGCCACCCCCGCCCAGTGGCTGGCCGGCGCCCGCCCGAAGACGCTGCCCGCCGCCGTCGCCCCCGTGCTCGTGGGCTCCGGCGTGGCCCAGGCCCTCGACGGCTTCCGGCTGCTGCCCGCGCTGCTCGCCCTGCTGGTGGCGCTCGCGCTCCAGGTCGGGGTGAACTACGCCAACGACCACTCCGACGGCAAGCGCGGCACCGACGCCGACCGGGTCGGCCCGATGCGGCTGGTCGGGTCCGGCGCGGCCTCGGCCCAGGCGGTCCTGGTCGCGGCCCTGCTGGCGTTCGCGGTCGCCGGGGTCGCCGGCCTCGCGCTGGCCGCGCTGTCGAGCTGGTGGCTGGTGCTGGTCGGCGCGGTCAGCATCGCCGCGGCGTGGACCTACACCGGTGGCCCGATCCCCTACGGCTAC
This sequence is a window from Geodermatophilaceae bacterium NBWT11. Protein-coding genes within it:
- a CDS encoding O-succinylbenzoate synthase, with amino-acid sequence MEVRVYATPLRTRFRGIDVRDGVLVRGPAGWGEFSPFWDYDDAQSRRWWASAVESATVGWPAPLRSSVPVNCIVPAVGPEQAHAIVTASGCRTAKVKVAEPGQTAADDEARVEAVRDALGPAGGLRVDANAVWDVDTAVARIRALDRWTLEYVEQPCASVEELVALRRRVEVRVAADEVVRRAADPAGVDLREACDVVVLKVQPLGGVRAALEVAQAHGLPCVVSSALESSVGLAAGVALAAALPELPFACGLGSLALFTADVSSSPLLPVDGALPVGAVVPDALDAVAADPETDRRWRERLERVAAA
- the menD gene encoding 2-succinyl-5-enolpyruvyl-6-hydroxy-3-cyclohexene-1-carboxylic-acid synthase, yielding MNPSTAFARVFVDELLRGGVTDAVVCPGSRSAPVALALHQAELAGRLRLHVRIDERTASFLALGLAKASGRPVPVLTTSGTATAHLHAAVLEADESGVPLLALTADRPAELRGTGANQTIDQVGLYGGAVRWAADLGAPEEGREAPQNRYWRSLTARALIVAGGALSGDPGPVHLNLALREPLMPEGHDPRPEPPSGVWAGRPDGAPWTTVAPGSGPMVSTPLPPAAVGTPRRRRTLVVAGDAPPAVGRSTSVVAEQRGWPVLAEPSSGAWGAATAVRGGSLLLGSGAWADAHRPDRVLVVGRPTLTRPVSALLAASDVVVETFTPHPTWPDAGRGSSAVSGVLPDPGAALGGLDVSGHLVSDGWADEWAQAALAVGTAVDAVLDAEPRLTAGRLARDLVAALPAGALLVLGSSNPVRDVDRLAAPRQGVTVLANRGVAGIDGTVSTAIGAALAHQGAGGGPAFALMGDLTFLHDLQGLLTGDGEPVPDLTVVVPDNDGGGIFAQLEPGRAEHAAGYRRVFGTPHGRDLVSVARAMGWAATAISDATQLGPALAAGGPRVVVVRGDQRAEAELAVRIRAVVADTLG
- a CDS encoding AMP-binding protein: MPRKRVRSGVAYTRTSITGASLGGLPSSPVARQLSLVPAPPLGPAVLEHVWPALRAALDGAAPLAVLPAGDGPAATARAVLRPEVPLEDDVDLVVVTSGSTGTGRGVLLSAAAVRASATATLDRLGGPGDWLLALPVSAIAGLQVLARSALAGRTPTVLGHGQPLTDAVAAMPDGRRYTALVPTQLRRSLAAEPEALRAFDAVLVGGAATDPDLLTAARDAGVAVVTTYGMTETAGGCVYDGVPLDGVAVRVAEGVELAGPVLAQGYRLDPAGTAEAFAGGWFRTRDAGTWAEGRLTVHGRLDDVFISGGVNVSPQAVEAALRAHPDVADAVVSGVPDAEWGHRVVAAVVPAPGAAPTLETLRPWVAGRLGAAAAPRQLHLLDAVPVLHTGKPDRRAVTRLIEGA
- a CDS encoding helix-turn-helix transcriptional regulator, coding for MSIVVRIDVELARRKMSVGEFAERVGLTPANVAVLKNGRAKAVRFSTLEAMCRVLDCQPGDLLEWVDD
- a CDS encoding DUF2975 domain-containing protein encodes the protein MLTTRRVVPLLRAGLVALLAVLVVFQVLSLPGQFRHMAEQEPDLAYLRWPLTIGAVLGVLCVQVVLVCTWRLLTLVQRDRIFTPASLGWVDGIVYAVAGAELLLLVLLAFVGATADDPGVLLLVLLVATGVAVLGLVVVVMRSLLKEATTLRSDLDEVI